The Brevundimonas sp. SORGH_AS_0993 genome segment CCGCAACCGCCTTCCCGAACTTCGGCGTCTCGCCGCCGCCAGCCTCCAACTGGGGCTTGTCCTCGGCTTCGCGGCGACCGCCCACGCCGCCGGCTCCGGCATGCCATGGGAAGAACCACTGCAACAGGTGCTGGAATCCGTCCAGGGCCCCGTCGCCAAGATCGTCGCGGTGCTCATCATCATCACGACGGGCCTGGCCCTGGCCTTCGGCGAGACCAGCGGCGGCTTCAGAAAGCTGATCCAGATCGTCTTCGGTCTCTCGATCGCCTTCGCCGCGTCGAGCTTCTTCCTGTCCTTCTTCTCCTTCGGCGGGGGAGCGCTGATCGCATGAGCATCGAGGGCTTCGAGGTCCCGCTGCATCGGGCGCTGACCGAGCGGATCCTGCTCGGCGGCGCGCCGCGCGGCGTGGCGATCCTCAACGGCACGCTCGCCGCCGCCCTGGGCCTCGGGCTCCAGCAATGGATCGCGGGGCTGATCATCTGGCTCGCCGGACACAGCCTCGCGGTGTTCGCCGCCAAGCGCGATCCCGATTTCGCCGCCATCGGCGCGCGTCACCTCCGCCAGAAGGGGTGGTGGTCATGCTGAACCTGCGCGAATACCGCCAGACCGCCGACCGGCTGGCCGATCATCTGCCCTGGGCCGCGCTGGTCGCGCCGGGGGTCGTTCTGAACAAGGACGGCGGGTTCCAGCGCACCCTGCGCTTCCGCGGTCCCGATCTGGAATCCGCCACCGAAGCCGAACTGGTCTCGGTCTGCGCCCGCGCCAACAACGCGCTGCGCCGCCTGGGTTCGGGCTGGGCCCTGTTCTTCGACGCCGAACGCATCGAGGCGCTCGGCTATCCCGACAGCGCCTTCCCCGATCCGGCCTCCTGGCTGGTCGACGAGGAACGGCGAGGGCATTTCGACGGGCGACGGGGCGAGCACTTCGAGAGCCTCTGCCACCTGACCCTCTATTATCTGCCGCCCGCCGATCAGGTCAGCCGGGCCGAGCGGGTCTTGCTGGAGCGCGATACGCCCGAGCCCGGCCGCGATTGGCGCCAGGAACTGCGCGCCTTCGTCGCCGAGACCGACCGGCTGCTGGATCTGTTTTCCGGCTTCATGCCCGAGGTCCGCGCGCTCGACGACGCCGAGACCCTGACCTTCCTGCACGGGAGCATTTCGACGCGGCGCCATCCGGTCGCCGTGCCGGAAACACCGATGTATCTCGACGGCCTGCTGGTCGACATTTCGCTGTCGGGCGGGATCGAGCCGATGCTGGGCGATCGGCACCTGCGCACGGTGACGATCCTCGGCTTCCCCAACGCCACCCGACCCGGCCTCCTCGACGCCCTCAATCATCAGGCCTTCGACTATCGCTGGGCGACCCGGTTCATCTGTCTCGACAAGACGGCCGCGAACAAGGCGCTGACGCGCATCCGTCGTCAGTGGTTCAACAAGCGCAAGTCGGTCGTGCAGTTGATGCGCGAGGTGATGACCAACGAGCCGGTCCCGCTCACCGACAGCGACGCCGACAACAAGGTGGCGGACGCGGACCTGGCCCTACAGGCATTGGGCGGAGACCATGTCGCCTTCGGCTATCTGACCACCACCATCACCGTCAGCGATGAGGATCGGGCGGTCGCCGAGGAGAAGGTCCGCATCGTCGAGCGTATCGTCAACGGCCTCGGCTTCACCTGCATCCGCGAGTCCGTCAACGCCGTCGAAGCCTGGCTCGGCAGCCTTCCCGGCCATGTCTACGCCAACGTCCGCCAGCCGCTGGTCCATACGCTGAACCTGGCCCATCTGATGCCGCTGTCCGCGGTGTGGGCCGGGCCGGCGCGTAACGACCATCTCGACGGGCCGCCGCTGCTCCATGCGGAAACCTCCGGCGCGACGCCGTTCCGGCTCTCGACCCATGTCGGCGATGTCGGCCACATGCTGATCGTCGGCCCGACCGGGGCGGGCAAGTCGGTGCTGCTGGCGCTGCTCGCCCTCCAGTTCCGCCGCTACGCCGGGTCGCAGGTCTATGTCTTCGACAAGGGGTTTTCGGCCCGGGCCGCCGTCCTCGCCATGGGCGGGGAGCATCACGCGCTCGGCGACGGCGGCGCCGACGAGGGCGCGCTTTCCTTCCAGCCGTTGCGGGACATCGACGACGCCGCCGAACGCGCCTGGGCCGCCGACTGGATCGTCGGGCTGCTGGCCCATGAGAAGGTCACGGTCACGCCCGAGGTTAAGGACGCCCTATGGTCGGCCCTGACCAGCCTCGCCGGCGCGCCCAGGGAGGAGCGAACGCTCACCGGACTGTCGGTCCTGCTTCAGTCCCATGCACTGAAGGCGGCTCTTTCGCCCTGGACGCTGGAGGGACCGTTCGGCCGCCTGCTGGACGCGGCCGAGGACCGTCTGACCCTCTCGGACGTCCAGTGCTTCGAGACCGAGGTCTTGATGAACACCGCCAGCGTCGTCCCGCCGGTGCTGAACTACCTGTTCCACCGACTGGAGGCGCGGTTCGACGGGCGGCCGACCCTGTTGATCCTCGACGAGGCCTGGGTGTTCATCGGCAACCCCGTCTTCGCCGCGCGCATCCGCGAATGGCTCAAGGTGCTGCGCAAGAAGAACGTCAGCGTCGTCTTCGCGACCCAGAGCCTCGCCGATATCGCCGACAGCGCCATCGCGCCCGCCATCGTCGAAAGCTGCCCGCAGCGCATCTTCCTCGCCAACGACCGGGCGATCGAGCCCCAGGCGCGCGCCGACTACGAGCGGTTCGGCCTCAACGACCGCCAGATCGAACTGATCTCCCGCGCCACGCCCAAGCGCCACTACTACCTCCAGTCCCGGCGCGGCAATCGCCTGTTCGAACTGGCGCTGGGTCCGATCGCCCTGGCCTTCACCGGGGCGTCCGATCCCGCGACCCAGACCTTGATCGACGATCTCCTGCGCGAGGAGGGGCCGGACCAATTCTGCGCCGCCTTCCTCGAAGCGCGGGGGCTGTCCTGGGCCGCCGACCTCCTGCGCGGGGGCGACGGCGCTCCGCCCGGAACCAGACAGACCGGCGATGTCGCCGGCGCCGTCCCGCCCTCTCAAAAGAAGGATTTTCCCCTGTGAATCGCAGACTCATGCTCGCGGCCCTGATCGCTACGGGAGGCGGGGCCGTCCTCCCGGCGACGCCCGCCGCCGCCCAGTTCAAGGTGTTCGACCCGCTCAACTATACGCAGAACGTCCTGACAGCGGCGCGAACGCTCCAGCAGATCAACAACCAGATCAGCAGCCTTCAGAACCAGGCGACCATGCTCCAGAACATGGCGCGCCAGCTCCAGCGGCTGGACTTCTCCTCGATCAACCAGATCACCCGCTCGATGCAGCGCATCGACACCCTGATGACCCAGGCGCAAGGGATCGCCTTCGACATCGCCTCGACCGACGACGCCCTCAGGGATCGCTTCCCGGAGGTGTTCGACGCGGCGATGTCCACGAACGCCATGATGCAGCAGGCGCAGGTCCAGCTTCAGGCGGCGACCCAGGCCTTCCGTCAGACCATGCGGGTCCAGGCCCAGGTGGTGGAGAACATCCAGGCCGACGGTCCCTTGCTGACCGAACTGGTGTCACGCAGCCAGGGCGCGACCGGGAGCCTCCAGGCGCAACAGGCGACCAACCAGCTGCTCGCCATCTCGGCCCGCCAGCAGCTCCAGCTCCAGGCGATGATGGCGGCGCAGTATCGCGCCGACGCCATCGAACAGGAGCGCCAGCGCCAGGTCATGGAGGCGGCCCGCGAACGGACGCGCCGCTTCGTCGGCTCGGCCAACGCCTACACCCCGCATTGAGGCGACCTTTATGGACCCGGCCCCGGACCTCAACATCATCGACCGTTTCATGGCGGCCTTCGTCGCCTACATCGATTCAGGCTTCGGCCTGCTCGGCGGCGATGTCGCCTTCCTGACCACGGTGCTGATCGGCATCGACGTGACGCTCGCCGCCCTTTGGTGGGCGATGGACGCCGACCGCGACATCCTGGGCCGGTTCCTCAAGAAGATCCTCTATGTCGGCGCCTTCGCCTTCATCATCTCCAACTTCCAGCGGCTCGGCGACATCGTCTATCGCAGTTTCGCCGGGCTGGGGATCACGGCCGGCGGCGGCGGCCTGTCCGCCGACGACCTGCTCAAACCCGGCAAGCTCGCCAGTGTCGGCTTCGAGGCCGCGCATCCGTTGATCAAGGCGATCGAGGACATGCTCGGCTTTCCCGAGGTGTTCGGCAATCTCCTGTCCGTGCTGATCCTGCTGATCGCCTGGCTGCTGGTGGTCCTGGCCTTCTTCGTCCTGGCGATCCAGCTCTTCATCTGCGTCATCGAGTTCAAACTGACCACCCTGGCCGGCTTCGTGCTCGTGCCCTTCGCGCTGTGGAACAAGACCAGCTTCCTGGCAGAACGGGTGCTCGGCAACGTCGTCTCCTCCGGCCTGAAGGTCATGGTTCTGGCGGTGATCGTCGGCATCGGCTCGGGCTTCTTCGAAAGCTTCATCGCGGCCGGCGACGGTGAGCCGGACGTCGCCTCCGCCATGACCCTGGTGCTCGGC includes the following:
- the trbJ gene encoding P-type conjugative transfer protein TrbJ, which gives rise to MNRRLMLAALIATGGGAVLPATPAAAQFKVFDPLNYTQNVLTAARTLQQINNQISSLQNQATMLQNMARQLQRLDFSSINQITRSMQRIDTLMTQAQGIAFDIASTDDALRDRFPEVFDAAMSTNAMMQQAQVQLQAATQAFRQTMRVQAQVVENIQADGPLLTELVSRSQGATGSLQAQQATNQLLAISARQQLQLQAMMAAQYRADAIEQERQRQVMEAARERTRRFVGSANAYTPH
- a CDS encoding VirB3 family type IV secretion system protein; this translates as MSIEGFEVPLHRALTERILLGGAPRGVAILNGTLAAALGLGLQQWIAGLIIWLAGHSLAVFAAKRDPDFAAIGARHLRQKGWWSC
- the trbE gene encoding conjugal transfer protein TrbE, which produces MLNLREYRQTADRLADHLPWAALVAPGVVLNKDGGFQRTLRFRGPDLESATEAELVSVCARANNALRRLGSGWALFFDAERIEALGYPDSAFPDPASWLVDEERRGHFDGRRGEHFESLCHLTLYYLPPADQVSRAERVLLERDTPEPGRDWRQELRAFVAETDRLLDLFSGFMPEVRALDDAETLTFLHGSISTRRHPVAVPETPMYLDGLLVDISLSGGIEPMLGDRHLRTVTILGFPNATRPGLLDALNHQAFDYRWATRFICLDKTAANKALTRIRRQWFNKRKSVVQLMREVMTNEPVPLTDSDADNKVADADLALQALGGDHVAFGYLTTTITVSDEDRAVAEEKVRIVERIVNGLGFTCIRESVNAVEAWLGSLPGHVYANVRQPLVHTLNLAHLMPLSAVWAGPARNDHLDGPPLLHAETSGATPFRLSTHVGDVGHMLIVGPTGAGKSVLLALLALQFRRYAGSQVYVFDKGFSARAAVLAMGGEHHALGDGGADEGALSFQPLRDIDDAAERAWAADWIVGLLAHEKVTVTPEVKDALWSALTSLAGAPREERTLTGLSVLLQSHALKAALSPWTLEGPFGRLLDAAEDRLTLSDVQCFETEVLMNTASVVPPVLNYLFHRLEARFDGRPTLLILDEAWVFIGNPVFAARIREWLKVLRKKNVSVVFATQSLADIADSAIAPAIVESCPQRIFLANDRAIEPQARADYERFGLNDRQIELISRATPKRHYYLQSRRGNRLFELALGPIALAFTGASDPATQTLIDDLLREEGPDQFCAAFLEARGLSWAADLLRGGDGAPPGTRQTGDVAGAVPPSQKKDFPL
- a CDS encoding TrbC/VirB2 family protein, producing the protein MTSLQFAVLKARNRLPELRRLAAASLQLGLVLGFAATAHAAGSGMPWEEPLQQVLESVQGPVAKIVAVLIIITTGLALAFGETSGGFRKLIQIVFGLSIAFAASSFFLSFFSFGGGALIA
- the trbL gene encoding P-type conjugative transfer protein TrbL; translated protein: MDPAPDLNIIDRFMAAFVAYIDSGFGLLGGDVAFLTTVLIGIDVTLAALWWAMDADRDILGRFLKKILYVGAFAFIISNFQRLGDIVYRSFAGLGITAGGGGLSADDLLKPGKLASVGFEAAHPLIKAIEDMLGFPEVFGNLLSVLILLIAWLLVVLAFFVLAIQLFICVIEFKLTTLAGFVLVPFALWNKTSFLAERVLGNVVSSGLKVMVLAVIVGIGSGFFESFIAAGDGEPDVASAMTLVLGALTLLGLGVFGPGIATGLISGAPQLGAGAAVGTVAGAAIMGAGGVALGARALGAAASGGMAAMRAGTAMGSAAQASYQLGAATSGASGAGGVAAGLGGVARAAGGAAIQGARGMASRASASFRDSVQRGRDAAWTATGGAPRGGAGGGEPPSGGAGSGDGGPAPTGGPSGSPTGGAPGGVPSGAAPAPEGPPAWARKMHAEQTARHRRQMLIHTVKDGDRGGVAANPSLKED